One window of Lacerta agilis isolate rLacAgi1 chromosome 14, rLacAgi1.pri, whole genome shotgun sequence genomic DNA carries:
- the LOC117058506 gene encoding angiogenin-like: MKLLADFSLSQKHKRVVIQQLDLCGAESNTVPLENVLGRMRLSKDACCLFLAVLLVDLLPESSCGNNPRYEKFLNQHRDEPRSRFHGRYCNTLMGSRGLTKPECKEVNTFIHGSKRQIRAVCAEGGLPLGELRKSRQHFRVTTCTLRGGSTRPPCEYKENISPRYIVIGCEGGWPVHYDESQIVTSV; this comes from the exons ATGAAACTTTTGGCAGACTTTTCATTGTCTCAAAAGCACAAGAGAGTGGTAATTCAGCAGCTTGATCTGTGTGGAGCTGAATCCAATACGGTCCCCCTGGAAAAC GTGCTGGGAAGAATGAGGCTGTCCAAAGACGCCTGTTGCCTATTCCTTGCTGTCCTGCTGGTTGATCTACTGCCTGAGTCCTCCTGTGGCAACAACCCCCGCTACGAGAAGTTCCTGAACCAGCACCGCGATGAACCCAGGAGCCGCTTCCACGGTCGATACTGCAACACCCTCATGGGCAGCCGTGGCCTGACCAAACCCGAGTGCAAGGAGGTGAACACTTTCATCCACGGCTCCAAGCGGCAGATCCGGGCCGTGTGCGCCGAAGGAGGGCTTCCCTTGGGGGAGCTGCGGAAGAGCAGGCAGCACTTCAGAGTCACAACTTGCACACTCCGGGGGGGCTCCACCCGCCCACCATGTGAATACAAGGAGAACATTTCGCCCAGGTACATCGTCATTGGCTGCGAAGGCGGCTGGCCGGTGCACTATGACGAAAGCCAGATTGTGACCTCTGTTTGA
- the LOC117058607 gene encoding ribonuclease-like, translating into MSPRSPHPQALLLLLVITATTLLPWSQATPYSDFLERHMDNPKSDLQSDTTYCNLMMQRRHLNCQRGNAFIHASEQQLTSICNSRGKILDGNQTSKTLFPITICTRGKGLRRVFCRYKGKSKIKRIRVTCQKGFPVHYISHA; encoded by the coding sequence ATGTCTCCCAGGAGCCCTCACCCTCAGGCCCTTCTTCTTCTGCTCGTCATCACGGCCACCACCCTTCTCCCATGGAGCCAGGCTACACCTTACAGTGACTTCCTGGAGAGGCACATGGACAACCCGAAATCTGACTTGCAGAGTGACACCACCTACTGCAACCTGATGATGCAACGGAGACACCTGAACTGCCAGCGAGGCAACGCCTTCATCCATGCCAGCGAGCAGCAGCTGACTTCCATCTGCAATTCCAGAGGGAAGATCCTGGATGGGAACCAGACCAGCAAGACCCTCTTCCCGATCACCATCTGCACCCGGGGGAAAGGCCTCCGGAGAGTCTTCTGCAGGTACAAGGGGAAAAGCAAAATCAAGAGGATCCGGGTCACCTGCCAGAAGGGTTTCCCAGTCCACTACATTTCTCATGCTTAA
- the LOC117057481 gene encoding angiogenin-like — translation MTPFKGSGLVILTFLVSVLALGAYCAPTYEKFLTQHYNHPKSSVGKKYCDVMMKRRGLDKPACKEVNTFIHDTKNNIKAVCTASGGKDYGKGLRISLRPFTLTTCKHRGGSTRPPCRYSDNKSSRYIVIACNEHGEPVHFDESLLVT, via the coding sequence ATGACGCCTTTCAAGGGATCTGGCCTTGTGATCCTCACCTTTCTGGTGTCTGTTCTGGCACTGGGAGCCTATTGTGCACCCACCTATGAGAAATTCCTAACCCAGCACTACAACCATCCCAAGAGCAGTGTCGGCAAGAAGtattgtgacgtcatgatgaaAAGACGCGGGCTGGACAAACCAGCATGCAAGGAGGTGAACACCTTCATCCACGACACCAAGAATAACATCAAAGCTGTGTGCACTGCATCTGGAGGGAAGGATTACGGGAAGGGACTCAGGATCAGTCTCCGCCCCTTCACTCTCACCACCTGTAAGCACAGAGGCGGCTCAACTCGCCCACCTTGCAGATATTCCGATAACAAATCGTCCAGATACATCGTCATTGCCTGTAATGAGCATGGAGAGCCTGTGCACTTTGATGAAAGTCTCCTTGTAACATAG
- the LOC117058740 gene encoding angiogenin-like, with the protein MMMPFKGSGLVLLTFLVSVLALGAYCAPTYKNFLTQHYDNPKSNVGKQYCDAMMKKRGLDKPACKEVNSFIHDTKNNIKAVCTASGGKDYGNGLRISLHPFSVTTCKHKGGSTRPPCRYSDNKSSRYIVIACNEKGEPVHFDESIIVTV; encoded by the coding sequence ATGATGATGCCTTTCAAGGGATCTGGCCTTGTGCTCCTCACCTTTCTGGTGTCTGTTCTGGCGCTGGGAGCCTATTGCGCACCCACCTATAAGAATTTCCTAACCCAGCACTACGATAATCCCAAGAGCAACGTTGGAAAGCAGTATTGTGACGCCATGATGAAAAAGCGCGGGCTGGACAAACCAGCATGCAAGGAAGTGAACAGCTTCATCCACGACACCAAGAATAACATCAAAGCTGTGTGCACTGCATCTGGAGGGAAGGATTATGGGAACGGGCTGAGGATCTCCCTCCACCCCTTCAGTGTCACCACCTGTAAGCACAAAGGTGGCTCAACTCGCCCACCTTGCAGATATTCCGATAACAAATCGTCCAGATACATCGTCATTGCCTGTAATGAGAAAGGAGAGCCTGTGCACTTCGACGAAAGCATCATTGTCACGGTGTAA